The Sporosarcina sp. 6E9 genome segment ATATAAGGATACTCTGCAATCGCTTTTTGAATTGTTTCTTTCGCCTCTGTCAAATCACGATTGGAGTTACCTAGAATTTTTTGTACTTCCGGTAACGTAGATTGAATTTCTACCAGCAGTTTTTTTGCTTGTCCTAATGTTCCTTTCGCATTCGCGATTTCTTTCTTGACGGTTGGTTCAATTGTTTCCACATACTCTTTCATAAATCGATCTATTTCAACGGATGTATTGACAGCGATATTTTGTAGGTCGTTAACTGCTTGATTTAATTCTTCTGTTTTTCCTTTAACGACATCGTTTACCGTGCGTGCATTTGTTTGTGCTTCTTGTAGTAGATTCTTCAGATTATCCGTTTTAGTAATCGCGCTCTCTAGTTTACCATCTAGGTTAAGGGCTGGGACTGGAGGTATTGGTTCAATTTCACTTCCTGGTTCTTCCTCCGAATCAGTTGGCGGATTTTCATCAGGTTTTGGTAGCTGCTGCACTAATTCTTGCAATTGAATAAGGTCTTGCTTGACGCCATCTACCTTTTCAATACTTTCAGTCATTCGGTCATCAAGTGCTATTTTTGCGTTATCCAGTTCCGTGAAGTCTAACTCGAGGCCTTGTAATTGTTTCAAAAAGTTATTTGCTTCGGTTGAAATTTCACTGACTTTTTTTAAGTCCTCTTTGATTTTTGGAGATAATTCGTCAAGTCTTTCTTCGGCAGTTGTTAGGTAAGTAAGCGTGTTATTGATTTGACCAAGTCCATCATTTGTAATTTGCTTTGCTACTGGTAATTTCTCTTCGGCTTGATGAATGACTGCTTGTGCATTTGTCGCATCATTCAATCCACGATTCAATAAATCAAAAATCTCGGGTAAGCTTTTTTCGGCGTCAAATATGTAGTTCTCGAATTTTTTTACGTCTGGCAAGTTTTTTTCTAATTCGAGTCCGAGTGTATTTAGCGTATCAAAAATGACACCATTTACAGTAGAAATGAATTGACTACTTACTTTATCAACAATGACCGATGCACCTTTTTCAGTGATTTTTGGTGCTATCGAGTTAATTTTTTCATTTACATAGTATTCGATTTCAGCTTTTTCAGGTTTACCAGATACAACTGTAGCCAATTTTTCCGACAAATTAGAGGGAAGTATCATGACGGCAAAATAATCTCCGTATTCAACACCTTCCATCGCTTCTTGACGAGACACAAAATGCCATTCCATCGATGGGTTCTCCTTTAATGTCGAGACAATTTGTGCACCGGTGTCAATATGTTTATCGTGCACATCAACTGCTTTATCTTCGTTTACAACAGCAACAGGTAACTTATCGGTCCTGCTATAAGGATCTGAAGAAGCGTAAATATTGAGCCATGCATACAGAGAAGGCAAGAAAATCAAGCCACCAATGATGATGGCAACAACCCAATTTGTAGAGATGTTACGCACATCTCGTTTGAAAATAGTGAAAATGCTATGCATTAGTTTGCCTCCTTGCATCAAAAAATTTATCTATATCGACAGTATATTGCATTGTAAAAAGACCTCCAAATAAAAGATGTTCATTCTATGTATCTTACCCTTAAAATTTTATCTTTAACGTCATGAGTATGACGTTATGACGTACTCCTAATTTTATTGAAGTAAAGGATCTGTAGCTAATATTTCACCTTCCCCATGCATCAACTGGTAATATGTAGAGTAGAATGCATACTTTTTGATAAAGGAGAAGATTTATTGAAAAAGGTTAGCTGGATAATTTTCGCTGCTCTATTATTGCTAACGGGTTGCGGGACAGAGGAAGGATATGTAACTGTTGACATTAGTCAAGTTCAGCAGCTACAAGAAGAGGGGGCGATTGTTCTTGATGTCCGAGAGGCAGAAGAGTTTACTGAAGGACATATTATTGGAGCGATAAACGCACCCTTATCTGAGCTTAAGACTGGTGAGCGTGCAGTATTGGACAAAAACCAATCCTATATTGTGATTTGCCGAAGCGGCAGCAGATCAAAAGAAGCAAGTGAACTTTTAATCAAGGATGGCTATGATTTAGTTAACGTCTCAGAGGGGATGTCGTCTTGGAGCGGTGAAGTAGAATACTGAGGATAGAATTTTAGGTACCTGTGCAAGACACTATTCAAACAATACACTACAATTGCATAATGCGAAGAGTGGATGTCGACTAAGTAACACTTTGTCGATGTCTTTTTGTATTTTTATCCGAAGTATCGAATTGTCATAAATCAACCTTGCACAGGTACCTTTTTATATTCCATTTAACAAAAAACAAAGCCCATCACATAAATTTGTGATGGGTTTTCTTGAGTTTTTCAAGAGGGAAGTGATCGATCTTATTGTTCACATTATGTTATTCTAAACTGTTAGTTTCATAGGTCAAACACTATAGGTATTTAGTTATTATTACAGATGAGTAATAATGCTTATTTCATTCACTTTCCAAAACTTACAAATTATAAGCAAGAACTTAGTTTTTATGAAAAAATTTACGTCTGAATATTACCTTACTCATTTTTATTCTTTTGAAAAGAAGTTGATAGTGCTGACATAAGAAGTCCACAACCCAAACCAATGAATAGTCCCACTGCAGGCTGTTTGATAGCTAATCCGATGCCTAATCCGATAAATATTCCAGCTGGGATGAAAAACGAGTTTTTATTATTCAACGTGTACGCCCTCCTTTTCTTGCAATCAATCATTTATTATTTCGGTAATATAGATTATCAATATGTTGAAAAATTTAACCATAGAACATAAATAACTATAAAAACTGCCGAATAATTTACAAAATTCGACATTTCGTTGATCTAGTAGAATTTACAGGGGGGCCAAGGATTCATATTTAATTAAACTTTAAAAACTATAAAAAAGGTATTGACTTCAATATTTCTGTTGTATAGAGTGCTAATTGAAACGTATTAACTCAATTGTTGGAATTGTATAAAATATCATTTTAAATTGCTCTTTGGTGAATTTATTGATACTCAACTATTTATTTTCTTTTAGTCCTGGAATTATAAATACTGTCTTTCGTTAACCCCGGTTACATCATGAACTACTATATATAATAATAAATTTAAAATGAAAGGAGTGAGAAAGTATGGGACAAGCATTATTAGAAATAGACGCAATGATGGATATTTCAAATTTATTAGCTGAAATTGATTCGATTGATGTAATGGAAGTATCGGAATCCATGATGCTTTCTGAAACAGGGGCTACAAGTGGATCAAGTTCATCTGGAAGCACATCATGCTGCGGTTCATGTTCATGTATTAGTTGCGGAAGTTGAGCAGTTCAAAGAATGTAATGAGGACTGTTGTGTCTCTTAACCCCGAGTTACATCAAGAAGGACTATAAATGAAAATAAATTATAAAAGAAGGAGTGTGGAAGAATGGTAACAGCACAATTAGAAGTAGACACAATGATGGATATTTCAAATTTGTTAGCTGAAATTGATTCAATTGATGTAATGGAGGTATCGGAATCCATGATGCTTTCTGAAACAGGGGCTACAAGTGGGTCTAGCTCATCTGGAAGTACATCATGCTGTGGTTCATGTTCATGTATTAGTTGTGGTGGCGGTTAAGTCTATAGTATTTCTGGAAAGAGGGGCTACAACTAGTTCTAGTATCTCCTGAAATACATTAATCGGTGATAGATAGGAGTTAGATGAGGTTGTTGGTATATGACTTATTCTAGCTCCTTTTTATAAAATACGAATAAGGGGCACTGGATATAATATGAAGCATTTCCCGTGGTATATCATGAGAAAGAATCCAATCTCATATAAAAACATGGCGGGATTTTCAGACGAAAAACTCGTTCAGAATATCCACCATTATTTATCGCAATATGAAAATTTTGTGATGAAAAATAATGAAGTGGTTGAAGAGTTGGAAGATATCTTTGGACGTACAAAAAATAATAAAATATTAAATTATAAAAGGCGAATTTATAATCAAAAGAATGTCCAACTGGACCAAGTACCAGAAGAAATTATGGAAATCGTAGTGAACTACAAACAACAGATTGATGAAATAATAAATTTAGAAAATCAACTAGAAAATGCTTTTATAGAAATGGAACAGACCCATAGAGAAAAGTTATGGGAGTTATTTAATAACCATGATGAAATTACAAATCCACTCCCATTAGTAAGTTATGAAATGTATCATAAGTTAAACAAATATCTGGAAATACTACCGCATAAGCATAAAGCGCAACATAGAAAACTTGATAGTACATTACTACGAATTCTGGCGAGATCTGCATATAAAACAAGCCCATTTAGTTCTTTTACAGGAATCGAATTAAAGAAATTTGGTAATTCAATAAACGAGAAAAATGAAGAACAAGTATATAAACTAGATATGAATTTTTATATACTACAGAAAATTATTCAGCTGATTAGTCAAGATGATGAATTTATCTCCCAAATGACATATCGTTTTGCAGGCGAAGCGCATAATGAGAATGAAATGGAAATAACCATTCGGCAAGACATAAATAGAGGAAAGATATTCAATAATATTGAACATCACTTCAAAATATCTAATAATGCAGTTTTTCAAGCATTATCATCATCCAATAAACCCTTAACCTATCAAGAAGTCATTGACATATTATCACGTTTTACTAGTGAAGAAAATGCACATATCTTATTTAAAGAAGGTCTCTTGAAAAAAGGGATACTTTATCCTGATATAGAATTAGATGAGTATTCCAATGATACCTTTCAAAAATTTTATGAAACCATTTCTCGTTTTGATGAAAAATCAAGTAAACGTACCGTTATCTTAACGTCCATAAAAAACATAGCGCAACATTTACAGAAGTACAAACATGCAACCTATCAAGAACGGTTTCGCATCTACACTATGATTACAAAAGAACTTGCCCCCGTGGAACAGTTATTTAATTATTCGTTTTCCAAAGAAAACATCTTTTACGAAGATTATCTAATTAAAAATTCCCAAGAATCATTTGCAATTGATCCCTCACTACTTCATGACATCTCATACATTCAAAAAATAGCTATACTCACAAGTATTCCACTTCAATTTAGATATGAATTTGCACATAAGTACCGCCAATTACATAAACAAAACCTGACTCCGATTGGTTCGGGGGAGATGAGACAATTATTCCTTGACGTGGTTGCAATGTTTAGTAATTGGACTAATGTTTTGGCTCCAGTAGACGGTTTAGAGTCTAAGGGCGCAAAAGTTATGGAAGAAATTAAAGAAGGCTTCAATAAACATTTATTTCACATTAAAAAACAAGGGAATTCAGCTGAAATTGATAAGGAAAAAGTCGAGAAATGGTTCGCTTATTTAATGAAAACCATGCATTTAACGATTACCCCATTATCATCGACTGTATTGTTTCAAAAAGAAGAAGATCATTATATTTTAAATAAACTATATGCTGGAAATCTTAAATTATTTATTAGGTACTTTCAATTTGACCGTGATATATATTCAGATATAGACTTTGAGAAATATATCGAAGCCACTTTCCCAGAGGACTTATTGGAGATTAGGGAAGGATTTGGGTTTAATGCGAATCATCATGAACGTTTTATTAACAATCGATTAATGATTCCACACAGTAAAACACACGCAGCGGATGAATCTGTGAAATCGAGTGAAAACTTATACTATAAATATAATGAGCAGACAGAAATGTTGGACATTGTGGAACAGTCAAATCCAGATGTACCCCTAAATATTGATTATATTGGTAGTTTGGTAGATTATATGCTTCCACAAAGTATTCGAATGTTAACGACAGCGCTATCACCGAGGTATGATGCAGGATTTTTTGATTTGTGGGAAATGCCCAAAAAAATTACAGGAATTGTCGTTGATCATATTCCAAGGTTTACGCTTGGTAAATTAACGATTATGCGGAAAAAATGGCTGTTGTACGTGGAAAACATGATAAAAGAAGGAAATAAATCCGACTATGATCATTATCTGGCAATTATTAAACGGTTTAAGGCAGATAAGCTGCCGTTAGAGTTTTTTATAAGTAAACACATTGTAGGTGAAACATTTAATTTTGAATCTACAAACAGATCGGAAATGAAGCCGCAGTATATGAACCTATACTCGCCATTGTTTGTAAAAGAATTTAAAAAACTAATTAAAGATGAAAAGTATATTATTATCGAAGAGTTTTATCCGAAAAAATCACATGAAACTCATAATATGGAGTATCAGATTGAGGTGAATTTAAGTGAAGAGTCTTGATGATGTAACAGAAATTAGAGCCTACTTTTTTGGTAACGAAATGCAAAAGAAGAATGTTTATGAACAGTTCATCATCCCTTATTTCAATCAAACCAATATTCTATTTCACGCAGAAAGAGATTGGTACGGTGGTCCTAACTTTCGGGTAGTTACGACGGATAATAAGATTGATATTGAATTATTTAAAGAAAAATTCATGAGTTATTGTGAGGAACAGTTTGGCTTATTAGATGAAAACCAATTAATAAATGAAGTGGAAACTTACGTTAGGAATACAGAAATTGTTTCGCAGATGGAAAGAAGGTCAAATATCGCGATATCTATTGATCATCATTTACAAGTTACACATCAGCCAATAGATTCAAATTACGTGAAAAAGAGGTTTAATTCATTTAATCACTTTCGCATTCATACAGAATTATTATTCATTATACAAGTTTTTATAAACAATCATATTCAGGTACTCTCGTCGTTAACCAAAGAAAAACAGTTGGAATTCGTGACAAGAGCATTTTACGATGTTCTTTCAGTGTCAAAATTTGAGAAGAAGGACGCTGTGTTAGTCTATATTTCAAATATAGAAGGGGTATTAGCGATTGCTGAAACACTTGGTATGAAAGAGCGATACTTGCAAGTCTATAACCAAATGTATGACATTCTAAATCCCAAAACCTTCTTCTTAAATGAAGATTACTACGCATCATTTGGGACAACTTGGCTACAAACAGTAGAAAAAATGCATGCGGAAATAGTAGATCAGCTACCTTTACTAGAAGTAGATGAGGAAGGCTATTACTCGCGCGAAGAGCAGTACGATTTGCTGTTGAAAAACATAACAGATATAAATAGTGAGTTTCATAATGAATTAGTTGCCAAAAATATTAATGATTTATTACAACATGAAGAACACCAAATATTTAAAGTCCTCATAAATATTATTTATAAAACTGTTCATATGTTAGGCATTCATTTTAACGAAAAGAATGCGGCCTGTTATTTAGTCTCGCGATATGTATTAGAGCAAAATAATACGACCTGGGATGCTATTTTAAATGAAAGAGGTGAGTCCTTTGTTTTTTAAAACAAGAACAAACTTTTTCCCTAAATATGTATCAGAGGAAAGAACCTTAATGATTCACAAAAATACTACGGCTCAAAAAGCAATTATAGGAGAAGAAGATTATAAATTATTATTATCTATTTTGGCTACATTTCGTGAAGGTGAAAAATTAGATTTAACGGATAAGAGTAATGAATATAAGAAGCTTGTGAAGTTTTCGTTAGTCAATAATCTAATTCACCAGCCACCTGAAGAACTAGGATTGTCTGAATTCATCATAGATTTTATTGAGAACACATTTGATGATCATGTAACAGTTTTAGAAAAACTGGTATCGACAAAAATGGTGTTAGTTTCAGCACCTTCGTATGTGCAAACTTTTTTTAATGCGCATGGATTAATTGGACAATCTAATTCAAGTAAGTCAACGCAGCGAATCATTTGGATAGAAGAAAACAATGATATAAAGCTGTCTTTAGGGGATTTATGTGTTATTCATAAATCCGGTAATTATGTATTGTTTTTTCACACGGAGAAATCGGATCCAAAACAGGCACTATTATTATTGGAGGGTGACAGCGCACAGGTCCGTAGGCTATCGATAGGAAATGACATTTTATCAATGCACTTATTCCTTAAATGTATAAAAAGACTACAGGATGAATCAGAAGCAGACGTGATCACCAGAGTTAGTAGTGGTGGACAAGTAAATACCATCAATAAGAAAGCCTTAGCAAGTACGTATAACCAATATGAGCGGAAGTTTCCTAACCCATATGTTGAAAATAATTTGGAGTATATACAGGCCATTGAGAATAAGTTTTTGAGTTTCGAATCGATTCCGTTTTCTCTGAATGGGGGGGATGGAACCTATCAAAATCAGTTAAATGTCGTCCAGTATGAAATCAAAGTCGATGAGGAATTTAACTATACGGTTTTTGATTATTCATATCGAGATGCTGCAGAGTATGCATTAACACATGTGCTCGAGAAATTTTTACAAAGGGAGGCCAATCCCCAAGAAAAATGGATAGCGGAAAACACAAAAGAACAATTTTATATTCGAGGAATTGCAAGTTTTTTACAAGAGAGTCTGACTTTTTATCAGTTAACGGACCTGCCACACGACATAAATAATAAAGTGACTTTTGTTAAAGCTTTTTCTGAATATATTACTGACATCAAAATCGTTGTTCAATATGTTTATAAATCATATGTCTTTTATGTATCTTTATTAGACCAAGATCATCGCACTTTGTATAAAAGTAATCTAACGACAAAAATGGATGAAGAAATAAATCGTGGTCTTGCTTATATAACCGCTTCTGTCAAAAATCAAATAGATATCAAAAGGGATTTGTTTCGTCAACCATTGTCAACATTATCATACCCCAGTCAGGTTGTTTTAGAAGAGGTGATATATCAAGATATTATTTCAAGTAACAGACATCTTGATATCGAAGAAAACGTTTGGGTTTATCAACCTCAATTTGAACCGCATGGCCTCTTTATAGGGCGGTTTAAAGTGAATGGAGTGATATAAATGTATTCGATAAATATTCATCCTGATAATATTACCAGGCAGGATACAAGTAGGAAAATGA includes the following:
- a CDS encoding YhgE/Pip domain-containing protein; this translates as MHSIFTIFKRDVRNISTNWVVAIIIGGLIFLPSLYAWLNIYASSDPYSRTDKLPVAVVNEDKAVDVHDKHIDTGAQIVSTLKENPSMEWHFVSRQEAMEGVEYGDYFAVMILPSNLSEKLATVVSGKPEKAEIEYYVNEKINSIAPKITEKGASVIVDKVSSQFISTVNGVIFDTLNTLGLELEKNLPDVKKFENYIFDAEKSLPEIFDLLNRGLNDATNAQAVIHQAEEKLPVAKQITNDGLGQINNTLTYLTTAEERLDELSPKIKEDLKKVSEISTEANNFLKQLQGLELDFTELDNAKIALDDRMTESIEKVDGVKQDLIQLQELVQQLPKPDENPPTDSEEEPGSEIEPIPPVPALNLDGKLESAITKTDNLKNLLQEAQTNARTVNDVVKGKTEELNQAVNDLQNIAVNTSVEIDRFMKEYVETIEPTVKKEIANAKGTLGQAKKLLVEIQSTLPEVQKILGNSNRDLTEAKETIQKAIAEYPYIYEKVNQLADKIRNIQGETDINEIIQLLLNDPNAEKSFFEEPIQLKENRIFPIDNYGTGMTPFYTVLSLWVGCLLLISTLSTDIHAKDYSARQIYLGRLITFGIIGLLQTLIVVVGDLLLLNVHIQEPFYFIIFGMFISVVFMSIVYTLVSVFGDVGKAMAIVMLVLQIAGSGGTYPVMLLPDFFGAINPFLPFTYAIDLMREATGGIVWKRVAKDIAFLASCSIIFIAFGALLKERINKRTSQLLKKSKEADIFH
- a CDS encoding rhodanese-like domain-containing protein, translating into MKKVSWIIFAALLLLTGCGTEEGYVTVDISQVQQLQEEGAIVLDVREAEEFTEGHIIGAINAPLSELKTGERAVLDKNQSYIVICRSGSRSKEASELLIKDGYDLVNVSEGMSSWSGEVEY
- a CDS encoding thiazolylpeptide-type bacteriocin, which gives rise to MGQALLEIDAMMDISNLLAEIDSIDVMEVSESMMLSETGATSGSSSSGSTSCCGSCSCISCGS
- a CDS encoding thiazolylpeptide-type bacteriocin, encoding MVTAQLEVDTMMDISNLLAEIDSIDVMEVSESMMLSETGATSGSSSSGSTSCCGSCSCISCGGG
- a CDS encoding lantibiotic dehydratase; the encoded protein is MRKNPISYKNMAGFSDEKLVQNIHHYLSQYENFVMKNNEVVEELEDIFGRTKNNKILNYKRRIYNQKNVQLDQVPEEIMEIVVNYKQQIDEIINLENQLENAFIEMEQTHREKLWELFNNHDEITNPLPLVSYEMYHKLNKYLEILPHKHKAQHRKLDSTLLRILARSAYKTSPFSSFTGIELKKFGNSINEKNEEQVYKLDMNFYILQKIIQLISQDDEFISQMTYRFAGEAHNENEMEITIRQDINRGKIFNNIEHHFKISNNAVFQALSSSNKPLTYQEVIDILSRFTSEENAHILFKEGLLKKGILYPDIELDEYSNDTFQKFYETISRFDEKSSKRTVILTSIKNIAQHLQKYKHATYQERFRIYTMITKELAPVEQLFNYSFSKENIFYEDYLIKNSQESFAIDPSLLHDISYIQKIAILTSIPLQFRYEFAHKYRQLHKQNLTPIGSGEMRQLFLDVVAMFSNWTNVLAPVDGLESKGAKVMEEIKEGFNKHLFHIKKQGNSAEIDKEKVEKWFAYLMKTMHLTITPLSSTVLFQKEEDHYILNKLYAGNLKLFIRYFQFDRDIYSDIDFEKYIEATFPEDLLEIREGFGFNANHHERFINNRLMIPHSKTHAADESVKSSENLYYKYNEQTEMLDIVEQSNPDVPLNIDYIGSLVDYMLPQSIRMLTTALSPRYDAGFFDLWEMPKKITGIVVDHIPRFTLGKLTIMRKKWLLYVENMIKEGNKSDYDHYLAIIKRFKADKLPLEFFISKHIVGETFNFESTNRSEMKPQYMNLYSPLFVKEFKKLIKDEKYIIIEEFYPKKSHETHNMEYQIEVNLSEES